The following proteins come from a genomic window of Drosophila sulfurigaster albostrigata strain 15112-1811.04 chromosome X, ASM2355843v2, whole genome shotgun sequence:
- the LOC133848585 gene encoding histone deacetylase complex subunit SAP30 homolog, whose translation MNNGFSTGEEDSRGGHTDQTCCLIDDMERCRNQAGYASYSKRIQKTVAQKRLKLSSDPSAQHIYICDYHKARIQSVRTKRRRKDSEDDSNETDTDLHEFPDLYQLHVSTLRRYKRHFKVQTRQGMKRAQLADTIMKHFKTIPIKEKEIITFFVYMVKMGSNKLDQKNGIGNDTT comes from the exons atGAACAACGGATTCAGCACCGGTGAGGAGGACTCACGAGGCGGCCATACCGACCAAACATGCTGCCTGATCGACGACATGGAACGTTGCCGAAATCAAGCTGGCTATGCCAGCTATAGCAAACGTATACAGAAAACAGTGGCGCAGAAACGCCTCAAGCTAAGCAGCGATCCAAGTGCGCAGCACATTTACATTTGCGATTATCATAAGGCAAGAATACAATCGGTGCGCACGAAACGTCGTCGCAAGGACAGCGAGGATGATAGCAATGAGACGGATACGGATCTGCATGAGTTTCCCGATCTCTATCAACTGCATGTGTCCACGCTGCGTCGCTACAAGCGCCACTTTAAGGTGCAGACGCGGCAGGGCATGAAACGTGCCCAGTTGGCGGAT aCCATTATGAAGCATTTCAAGACAATACCCATCAAGGAGAAGGAGATTATTACGTTTTTCGTGTATATGGTGAAAATGGGCTCCAATAAATTAGACCAAAAGAATGGTATCGGCAATGATACCACTTGA
- the LOC133847121 gene encoding HUWE1-associated protein modifying stress responses, with product MQQQQQESGGEESWLEEQFLREINGQNDEYEREFVRQRDNNLSTVWGAFQDSATAVAQLYRERSSNTYASETGALWLPFQTAAGTVTTLYKESCDGLKRTSDAAIQCGYQRRTRELADWARSKKRRMIRREDLLAFLAGKPLPMQSTNPHANRRSPKPEHNNHHGGQVSGGGGGGGANGVTGFASNGLSMMAPTNTNGGQTAATAAHLLNNPASGQVATVGATGGALGAASGIVGDDLHTFKEALVLRPRGPELFAFVANEIARHCKRPGSPIDDKMDICHYSSKRQRFM from the exons atgcaacaacaacaacaggaatcAGGAGGCGAAGAGAGCTGGCTGGAGGAGCAGTTCCTACGCGAAATCAACGGCCAAAACGATGAATACGAGCGCGAATTTGTGCGTCAACGCGACAACAATTTAAGCACCGTCTGGGGTGCATTCCAGGATTCGGCCACAGCCGTTGCACAGCTCTATCGTG AGCGCTCATCAAACACATACGCTTCAGAGACTGGAGCACTGTGGCTGCCCTTTCAGACTGCAGCTGGCACAGTGACAACACTCTACAAAG AATCTTGTGATGGTCTCAAACGCACCAGCGACGCTGCCATACAATGCGGCTACCAAAGACGCACACGCGAACTGGCCGATTGGGCGCGTAGCAAAAAACGCCGGATGATACGTCGCGAGGATTTGCTGGCGTTTTTAGCTGGAAAACCGCTGCCAATGCAATCAACGAATCCACATGCCAATCGTCG CTCACCGAAGCCAGAGCATAATAATCATCATGGTGGCCAAGTCAgtggaggaggtggaggaggaggcgcCAATGGCGTCACTGGTTTTGCTAGCAACGGACTGAGCATGATGGCGCCCACAAACACAAATGGTGGACAgacagcagcgacagctgcGCACTTGCTTAATAACCCCGCAAGCGGTCAGGTGGCAACAGTCGGCGCCACAGGCGGTGCTCTAGGCGCCGCCAGTGGCATCGTTGGCGATGATTTGCACACTTTCAAGGAGGCCTTAGTTTTGCGTCCACG TGGTCCGGaactatttgcatttgttgccaACGAAATAGCGCGTCATTGCAAGCGGCCCGGCAGTCCCATCGATGATAAAATGGATATTTGTCATTACAGTAGTAAACGTCAGCGCTTTATGTAA
- the LOC133847123 gene encoding NECAP-like protein CG9132: protein MEYESVLIVKPEVFIYKIPPRASNRGYRAADWNLKEPTWTGRMRLVAKGTACILKLEDKTSGALFANCPIDTYPGVAIEAVSDSSRYFVIRVQDDNGRSAFLGLGFGDRSDSFDLNVALQDHFKWVKNQEQIEKEKTEPKQELDLGFKEGETIKINMRITKKDGSEGTSRTGKGKGTGGVLPPPPGGLGKIAPPPAAAPAATLRQSPGASPAHRTSGGGGGEWTDYASAGGNQGQQNSANANWVQF from the exons atGGAATACGAGAGTGTGCTGATTGTCAAGCCCGAGGTATTCATTTACAAAATACCGCCGCGCGCTAGCAACCGAGGATATAG AGCAGCGGACTGGAACCTCAAAGAGCCCACATGGACCGGACGAATGCGTCTGGTGGCCAAGGGCACCGCATGCATACTCAAATTGGAGGATAAGACGAGCGGCGCCCTATTTGCCAATTGCCCCATCGATACATATCCCGGCGTGGCCATCGAAGCAGTCTCGGACAGTTCACGCTATTTCGTTATACGCGTTCAGGACGATAATGGACGATCGGCGTTTTTGGGACTGGGATTTGGTGATCGTTCCGATTCTTTTGATTTGAATGTGGCGTTACAGGATCACTTCAAGTGGGTGAAAAATCAGGAGCAAATCGAAAAGGAGAAAACCGAACCCAAACAAGAGCTTGATCTCGGTTTCAAGGAGGGTGAAACCATCAAAATTAACATGCGCATTACG AAAAAGGACGGCTCGGAGGGCACCTCGCGCACCGGCAAGGGCAAGGGAACTGGTGGTGtgttgccaccgccgccagGTGGCCTCGGCAAAATAGCGCCACCGCCGGCAGCGGCGCCTGCAGCGACGTTGCGACAAAGCCCAGGCGCATCGCCAGCTCATAGGACCagcggtggtggtggcggtgaATGGACCGACTACGCATCCGCGGG CGGCAATCAAGGACAACAGAATTCGGCAAATGCTAATTGGGTGCAGTTTTAA
- the LOC133847120 gene encoding transcription factor IIIA: protein MRPDLLITSDSDLDVALEEFKQKKARRDSIGPKYTCSIGNCEASFKRLDQLDRHEFHHTGIKKHACPYEGCDKTYSILTHLKRHQRSTHDRTAAPQKTIKCTLPECSKMFTSACNMQRHVREAHEAPREYACTHCTAKFRQKMKLRRHVIQQHTQEYPHRCEKCRRGFYQQWQQESHQRSCKLYECADCEQKFDKWSLFTKHCRETLHGRGGERHKCEHCSCSYEKASALDKHLATKHSTTVATFACTEPGCNRSYSYERNLRQHVVTVHTGRRFECLAAGCGRCFSSAQNLSKHLLRDHNTKEQPIDTTEAEAAAATKAEEVATVKTTRKRRRDAGQSTRSQLAKLSCLVLDKSVDKAVRQRQTEALTSVAQELQQQQELMEDLLSDA, encoded by the exons ATGCGTCCCGATTTGCTGATAACCAGCGACAGCGACTTGGATGTCGCACTTGAGGAGTTCAAGCAGAAGAAGGCGCGACGCGACAGCATTGGTCCCAAATACACTTGCAGCATTGGCAACTGTGAGGCTAGCTTCAAGCGCCTGGATCAATTGGATCGTCATGAGTTTCATCATACCGGCATT AAGAAGCATGCGTGCCCGTACGAAGGCTGCGACAAGACTTATTCGATATTGACCCATCTGAAACGACATCAACGCAGCACACACGATCGCACGGCGGCGCCACAGAAGACTATCAAATGCACGTTGCCCGAGTGCAGCAAGATGTTCACGTCcgcatgcaacatgcagcgGCATGTACGCGAAGCCCACGAGGCGCCACGCGAATATGCATGCACGCATTGTACGGCCAAGTTCAGGCAAAAGATGAAGTTGCGTCGTCATGTGATACAACAGCATACCCAGGAGTATCCCCATCGCTGCGAGAAATGTAGACGCGGCTTCTATCAACAATGGCAGCAGGAGAGCCATCAGCGCAGTTGCAAGCTTTATGAGTGTGCCGACTGTGAGCAGAAGTTCGATAAGTGGTCGCTGTTCACCAAACATTGCCGCGAAACGTTGCATGGCCGCGGCGGCGAGCGACACAAGTGCGAGCATTGTAGTTGCAGCTACGAGAAGGCAAGTGCTCTTGACAAACACTTGGCTACCAAGCACTCGACAACAGTGGCCACATTTGCTTGCACAGAACCCGGCTGCAATCGCAGCTATTCCTATGAACGAAATCTGCGTCAGCATGTGGTTACCGTGCATACGGGACGGCGCTTTGAATGCCTGGCCGCAGGCTGCGGACGTTGCTTTAGCAGTGCCCAAAATCTGAGCAAGCATTTGTTGCGCGATCACAACACCAAAGAGCAGCCAATAGACACAACAGAGGCtgaggcagcagctgcaactaaAGCTGAAGAAGTGGCAACTGTGAAGACAACACGCAAACGGCGTCGCGATGCTGGACAATCGACGCGTTCGCAACTGGCCAAGCTGTCGTGCCTGGTGCTGGACAAGAGCGTGGATAAAGCTGTGCGGCAGCGTCAAACTGAGGCACTTACATCTGTTGCTCaggagctgcaacagcagcaggagcttATGGAAGATCTGTTGAGCGATGCGTAA